The following DNA comes from Chryseobacterium gallinarum.
TCCTTGCTCAGCCAAAGTAGCTGCAGCAGAACCTCCTGCCAGACCTGTACCTACAACAATAATATCAATCTTATCTCTGTTGTTTGGTGCAACAAGGTTCATATGGTCTTTATGATTTTTCCATTTGTCCTTTAATGGACCTGCAGGAATTTTTGAATCTAATTTACTCATAATTAGTATATTGATATTATTGAGTTATAAAATGGAAAATTGCGATGAAAATAAATCCTGCAGGAATAAGGATAGAATACCATTTCCCCACAGCTTTAATCACCGGCGTATATTTTGGATGTCTTGCTCCAACAGACTGGAAAGAAGACTGGAACCCGTGTGCCAGGTGTAATCCTAATAAAACAAAAGAAATTACATATAAAGCCACTCTCCAAAGATCAGCAAACTTCTCATGAAGCTCCGGCCAGAAACGTTCTGCATCAGGAGATATTCCTTCCACATACTTATAGTTAATTTCATGTAACCAGAAATCATATAAGTGAAGCGCCAGAAAAGCCAGAACAACCGCCCCGGAAATGATCATATTTCTGGACATCCATGAAGAATTCATAGAAGGGTTGTTGGATTCATACTTTACCGGACGTGCTTTATTATTCTTGATCTCCAGCACAAACCCCATTACAAAATGAAATATTACTGCAAAGCCAAGAATAGGCTGCATTAAGAACTGCACAAAAGGATTATAGCCCATAAAATCAGAAGCCGTATTGAAGGCGTCCTTATTCAGAACTGATAACAAATTGGTCGTCAAATGCAGTATAAGAAAAATCAGCAAAAACATAGCTGATAATGCCATAGCATATTTTCTACCTATCGTAGAACTCGTTAAACCTGCCATATAAGTTTAAATTTGAATTTCCCACAAAATTAAGAAATGTTAACAATATCGAAAAGTGAGAAATCTCACAATTAGCCAGTTTGTAATCTTTCTAAATAAGAGTAAAACACGTTATAAATAGAGAAAAACCCAAAATAAAATTCATTATTCTATATCATAAACCTTATTCATGAAAACAACTTTCTGTACCGTTTGCGGAAATGTTTTTATTTGAAAATCACTCAGCCTTCTAGAATAACAATAAGGATTAATGATAAACCGCTGAATTTTTTCCTGATCGCCCATATCCGAGATCCAGAAACAGACTTTATCTCCTCTTTTTACCGAAAAAATCTTCGTTTTACCAAAAGTATAAAACAATATCTCTTCCTTTTTATTTTCAAAGATATCAAACCCGGTCCGGATCATTAAAAAAGCCAGAACAGCCATCATCAATCTTGCAGTGTTTTTAAAATTCGTTTTGATAATGAAAGATCTTGAGAGATAAACTATTACAAAAACCAATAAGACTTCAATCAGATTCATTGAAATATTTTCAAAAAACAAAATATCTGGCTTTGCAAACCAATGAATAAGCTTAAGTACCAGATGAATTACAACATCATACATATTGCTGACAAAGTCTGGATTAATATTCAAAGCAATAAGGACTGTCATTAAGAAAGAAAGTACAATAATGATTTCTGAGAAAGGAACAATGACAAAATTGGCAACTATGGAAACCATAGAAAACTGGTGGAAATAGTACAAAACCAAAGGAAGTGTGGCCAGTTGTGCTGATAAAGAAATGGAAATGGTATTAAATATCAATTTTTTAAAATAATTATCCTGTATCGGAAAATAGCGTAACAGGGGTTGGTTTAACCAGAATATCCCCAGAACCGCCACAAAGCTCAGTTGAAATCCAATATCGAACAACTGCTGTGTATCCAGCATCAGGATAATCAATGCAGACAATCCCAGAGAATGCAGAAGATCTGGCTTTCTTTGAAGAATAACGTAAACAAAATAGATATTCAGCATCATACAGGAACGCAAAACCGAATTGCCAAACCCGATAAGCGCTGCAAATAACCAGATGAAAACCAGACTGGCAATAATACTATATCTTCGCTTTGATAAAGGAGAAAACCGTCTTAGCATAAAATAAAATATCCCGAAAATCACCACAATATGAGTGCCTGAAATAGCCAGTAAATGCATAAGCCCTGCTTTACTGAAGTCCTGTATGGTATCCGGATCCATGTCTGTTCTGTCTGCCAGAATGATTCCTTTTAAAAATTCTTTGGCTTTCCCGGACATGGCTGCAGCATCAATTTTCTTCAGGGCATCCAACCTTAATTGCCGGACTTTATCCATACCATCCGGATCAGTATTCTCAACGGATGAAATTTCGGATGAGGTATAGCACTGATATGAAATGTTTTTCCGGTTTAAATATCGTGCATAGTTGAATTGAAAATCGTATAATGGAGCTTTAGGTTGCACTACATAAGCTTTTGTCTTATAAAAATGCTTAAAATCCAATGTCTGATTTTCTTTCGGGATATAGATCAGAGAATGAAAAAGCCTGTTATCCGCCTTTACCGTTCCTTCATATTTCCTGGATTTCTCATTTGAATTTAATTTTCGGGAGATTTTGAAAATAATTTCTATCCTGTCTTTTGCAATTTCTCCGGCTTCAGGTAAAAAAGTATTATAAAAGTGCAGGATAATTCCCATTATAAAAAACAAAATCCCCAGCAAAATGTTTCTTATTACATGCAAGAAATAAGAATGAAAAAACAGGGAAATGATTATTCCCAGCCCTGAAATGATCAAAAAGTAAACAGCTTTCCGCCCCAGTAAAAACTGATCCTGAAACACAATTCCCAGAATAAAACACAGGGTCAAAATAAGAAGCGGCTGTTTGTTCAATTCAAATAATTATCTCACCAAAATAGGAAATTAATCTTTTCAATACAGGCTCCGGAATTATCAAATAATCTTATAAATCAGATTAAAAAGAACAATACAACACTTGATTTTATTCTAAGAAAATTAAATAAGAAATGACAAAAGCACCTTATAAGTAGTTTCATTCTTCAAAAAAGCTCCTGGTTTTTGATTATTGTTTTTTTAAACACTTTTCAACAATTGAAAATTACTTTCTATGGTGTTTATTACCTTACATTGTTTTGTTCTGCTACATAAAAAATCACATAATTGTGATAAAGGCAGTATATTTGAAAATATAAAATATTTATGATGAAAAAAACAACTCTCTGGCAGCTCTTGCTGGCAATTCTCACCTTTTTCTTTCACTCCTGTATTCATGATGAAACCTCAAAGACTTAACTGATTTTGGTAAGAATGGAAATACCTATATCAATCCCGATGGCACGATCAATAATTTAGGTGCTGAAATGTTATTTTTCAAGATGTTAAAAAGTATGGGATTGGATGGAAAAATTAATTTGCAAAGAATAGAACTTGACAACATAATACACATCATCAAACTAAACACCAGCAATCAACTCATTACAACATCTTGCTCTTAAATTAAATAATTAAAATATGGAAACAATAAATACTAAAACAAAAATATTATTCTTTCTTTTTACAATAAGCGTATTTTCTTGCAAAGCACAGCAATTACCATTAAACACTTCTTTAAAAAATATTCCTATGAATGCTTATGTAAAAGATTTGAATAATGAACTATATCAATATACAGGAGCTTATAAAACTAATTTTCAAGGAAAAGAAATTATTTTACATATAACAAAAGAGGAAAATAAATTAATGGACTATGGTGATCAAAAATTTTACAGAGATGCCTTAGTTATAAAATACATTGTTAAAAATTCTTCTGGTACAGTGTTGCAGGATACTAAAAATAATGCTACTTCAAAAATAGATTTTTTTAGTATCGGTACTAAACCTGATCAAAATAAGATAACATTCTCATATAGTGGTACAAATTGTAACGTTGGCTGGGGAAAAATTATTCTAAAAAAAATAAATGATACACAAATTTCCTGGGAATACCGTCCCAACGATATTATTCTGGATGACAGTAAGTGTCCTCCTGGAACAGACATTAATATTTATTTACCAGAGACAAAAGATTTAATTTTTACCAAGCAATAAAAAAGGCCGTCCACCATCTGTGAAAACAGCCTTTTTTATTAAATTTTTTGTATCTCTATCAAGAAGGGTTTCGTTTAAACGATGCTTACTCCATACTATTTAGTGTGGTACACTTTCATTTTATTCTAAGCTAATACATTAAACTATTTCTCCTTCAAAAACTGATCTGTCAAACGTTTAGTTTCTTTGATATAAAACCATGGATCTTTCCCATAGTCTTCATAAGTAAAACCTCCGGATTTTTTAGGAATTGCAGGTTCTATCTGTGTACCTTCATGCCATTCATTGAATGAAGTAATTCCGATAAAATCCGGATTCACTTTTGCTGCAGCATCAAACATATTTTTGTAATACCTGCCATTATCACGGTTTTTGAAATTCGCCTCATTCCATGGGCGGATGCGGGTGTCAGAATAGCCCGGGCCTACACAGGGAATAAAAATAAGATGGTGATCTTTCGCAAACCCGGAAAGGTAATCCCAATTAGAAGTGGTGCTGCCAAAAACAAATCCCTCACTCGCAAAATAAGTATAAAAGCCATCAAAACCGGATTTTTCAAAAAAAACATTATCATTCTTTTCTACCCATAATCCTATGTATAATGCATCCAGGTCGCTGTTCCTTACTGACATAGCTCCATCTTTGGAAAGCAATTTCATCCATTCTTCAGCAGGAATTTTATAGCTGTCATAAACATAGTATAAAGGTTTTCCATCTTTTTTATAGAAAGCATGATGACGGGAATATGTTTTCACAAGGTAAGAAAGCTGATCTTTCAGTTCTTTAATGGTTTTATAAAAAGGTTCTATGTGAAAAGCTATTTTCAGATTAAAACGGTCCGCCATATCCAGATATTTCATAACACTCTTATCTGTAAAAGAGTCTTTTCCTAACCAACTTATAACAACGACTCCAACACCTGCTTCTTTCATCATTTTCATATGCTCCTCTATAATTTTTGAGTCGTTCGAGCTATAATTGCCTAATGCCGGATAAAAGTTAGCCCCGATATCATCTCCGCCTTTATAATGTCCCAGATTATTCCATTTTGGATTACTCCAGTGAGGGATAATTTCATGGTTCCAATGTTGTAAGCTACCATCCGTTGTCTGATTCCCATACCAGCCATAATAGAATATCTGTAGCTGATCCCTGGATTTGTTTTTTTGTGCAAAGCTATTTGAGAAAAAAAATATACCAACAAATAGTAACAGATAACTTTTTAAATGATTCATTTATAATTTGACAATTTAAATTCTTTTTAGGAATGTGTGGTAACATTATATAACCTTCAAAATCACCTCAGCAGCATGATCGCTGGCACCTTTCCCACCTAGTTTTTCTCTCAGAAGGTCGTAATCGTTCAACACCTTGTCCCTTTTCTCTCCTGATAAGATCTTATGAAGTTCATCTACCAGATTTTTAGTATTCAAATCATCCTGGATTAATTCTTTTACTACTTCCCTATCCATGATCAGGTTAACCAGCGAAATGTAACTGATATTTTTCACAAGTCTTTTAGCAATAGCATAAGAAATCTTACTTCCACGGTAGCAGACCACTTCAGGAATATTCAATAAAGCGGTTTCTAAAGTAGCCGTCCCTGAAGTCACCAAAGCAGCTTTTGAACACCTCAGCAAATCATAAGTCCTATTGGAAACAAAGTGAACATTATCATCTACATATTTTTGGTAAAATTCTTTGGGAAGGCTTGGAGCTCCCGCAATAACAAACTGGTAATTTTTAAAATGTGGTCTCACCGAAAGCATTATTTCGAGCATTTTCTCTACTTCCTGTTTCCTCGACCCCGGTAATAAAGCAATAATTTCTTTTTCATTGAGCCCATTTTCTTTTTTAAAAGTCTCAATATTGATCTCCTGCAGACCGGAAATAGCATCCAGCAACGGATGCCCTACAAAATGGGAGTGTACTCCATGCTTTTTATAAAAATCTTCTTCAAACGGAAGAATTACCATCATTTCATCTACATATTTTTTGATAATTTCCACTCTGCCTTCCTTCCATGCCCAAAGTTGTGGAGAAATATAATACACAACCCTGATTCCGAGCTCTTTGGCAAATCTGGCAATTCTAAGATTAAAACCCGGATAATCTATCAGAATTAAAACATCAGGTCTGTTTTTCTGGAGGTCTTCTTTGCAGAATTTAATATTATTTAAAATGGTTCTTAAGTTCATAACTACTTCCAAAAACCCCATAAAAGCCAGATCACGATAATGCTTAACCAGAGTACCGCCCTGGGCTTTCATCAGATCTCCGCCCCAAAATCTGAAGTCCGCATCCGGATCTTTTTGTTTTAAGGCTTTCATTAAATTACTTCCGTGCAGATCACCGGAAGCTTCTCCTGCAATAATATAATATTTCATTTCTTCCGAAATCTTTTAATATGTGTTTAATATCCATAAAACACCTTTTCAGGCTCTGCATGATATTTAGTCCGGATCATGGGAGCTTTCTATGGTAAGGATAGAGAACAAATTAAATATATGTTGATCTTAATTTGTAAATTTGTTCAAAGATAATGATAAAAATGTCAGAAGAATTTGAAATCCGGAATAAAGTTGCAGAAAGCGGCCTTGTAAATTTTGACCTTACTACCCTGCTTCCAAAAGGGGAAAGAAAAGGTATTGACCTTAAAGATTTTCTTTTCCAGGAGATGATTCTGAAGGAGAAAGATTTCCGCGAAAAAGTAGACAGGATCAATGTGGAAGAGTATAAAGATGCTTATATATATATCTATAATTCTGTGGACACTATTATTCCTTTATGGGCATATTTTGTATTAACCGCAAAACTTACGGATGTTGCGAAAAAGATTGTGTTTGGGAGCCGTGAGGATCTGGAAGTAATTCTTATGCACAATGCTATTCAAACCTATGATTTTGAAGAAATGAGAGGAAAAAGGGTTCTTGTGAAAGGATGCTCTGATAAGGAAATTCCGGAAAATGCATACATAGAGCTCGTGGAACAGCTAAAGCCTATTGTAAAATCCTTAATGTTCGGAGAAGCCTGCTCGAATGTTCCTATTGTAAAGAACTAATATGGGCAAATATATATCTGCTGTATTTCTATTTTTTATTTTTCTGGGGATATATTATGCCGGAAGTTTTACAAAGATTCCTTTTGCTGACTGTGTAGGTTTTATACTAAATGCTGAAAAAGGAGGATGGACTAGTGTTGCTACAGCAACCAGTCATTTTCTATATATTAATACGGTTGTTTTAATTAAAACTCTAACCAGACTTAATGCCATTGAAGCAAGCCGCCTTTTGGTTATTATTTCGGGAGCCGCTACAGTATCCATCATTTTTCTTACAGTTAAAAGCATTACCAAAACAGAATGGATTGCGCTTACCAGTGCTTTTATTTTTGGCTTCAGCTTTTCTTTTTGGAGGAATGCCGAAATTGTAGAAGTATATACTTACAATTCCCTATGGGTAAGTCTTTTTTTCTTTTCGATGGTTAAAACTTTTTCAGAAAATAAAAGAAATTATATTATATTCAGCAGTCTGTTTTTAGGAATTAGTCTTTGGGTCCATATACAGAATATCCTCCTGATTCCAGCCTTATTAGTGTTTCTTTTTTATTTCAGACAACAGAAAAAATATTTTTATTCATCTTTATTTCTTTTTGCAGTATTGTTCTCGTCCTTGTTTATATTAAATATTTCCCAAGGATATCCGATCAATTCACCCTATTCATCAGACCAAGGAAATTGGGTAGAAGATTCTTTAAAAAAAGATACCATACAATATGTAAAAGACTTTTTCATCTCCTTTGTATACCTGTTTTATAATTTCAATTTTTTTATATTTTTTGGAATAACCGGAGCAATTTTATTATACAGGACAAACAGGAAAATGTTTTATGTTTTTGCTGCAGGATCTGTATGTGTTTATGGATTTTCTACCTTCTATGCTGTTTCTGATAATTATGTATTTTTTATTCCTTTCAATATTATTTTTGCTCTTTCTATTGGCTATGGTCTATCCTCTGCCAGATATTCTTCATTTGGAAGATATTCGTGGACATGCCTTTTCATTCCTTTGGCATATGTACTTTGTTTTCATATTGTACTTTCTACTGAAAGAGGAAAAGAAATTCATAATTTCAAAGCGTACAAAGGCGGACTGAATTATTATTTACTTCCATGGATGAATAATAATGTGGGCATTCTGGAATTCACTATTGATAAAAAACAAGCTCCGGAACCGATCCATTGGATGACAGCCAGCGCACTGGAATACATAGAATTATTAAAAAGCAAAGGATATACTGAAGAGGAGATAAAAAAACTTTAACAATAATTATGATCTGATACCATTTTGTGAGGCATATTTTTTGATAACTTTGGTTCAATTAATACATTAACAAACACAAACATGAGCTTAATCGACCTACTTACAGGGAACACCAGCAATCAGGTTGCTGAACAGGCTGAGAATAAATTCGGAATCAGCAAAAATCAGGTCATCGCCCTATTGGCAGTAGCCACACCTCTTATTATTTCCTATTTAAGAAATAAATCAAAGGATGCCAAAGAAGCAGAAGCTTTAAACAATGCTTTAGATAAAGATCATAACGGAAGTATCTTAAATGATGCATCACAGATTGAAGCAAGGCAGGCCGAAGGAGGGTCTATCCTTGATCACATATTCGGAGGACAAAAAAGCACAGTAGAAAATCAATTATCGCAGAATACAGGAATTTCAATAGACAAAATAGGTCCTGTCCTTGCTATGCTCGCTCCGGTTGTAATGGGCTATATCGGGCAGCAGAAGCAACAAAACAATGTAGGAGCAGGAGGTTTGGGAGACCTTTTGGGAGGTATCCTTGGAAATGCTTCCAATCAGGCTCAGGCCCAGCAATCCAATCCCTTGAATGACATTCTGGGAAGCGTGCTTGGAAATGGAGGCCAATCTCAGTCATCAGGAAATCCCCTGAACGATATCTTAGGAAGCGTTCTTGGTGGCGGAGGGAACAATAACCAACAACAGCAAGGAGGCTTAGGAAGCATTCTTGGAAATATTTTCGGAAAATAATTAATTTAATTTTTATAAAAAAAGACCAGAGAACTATTCTTTGGTCTTTTTATTTTTACTTTTTAGATTTTTCTTCAGAGGCTACAAAAGATTTTGATGCTTTTCTGGGTCTTCTTTTTCCATAATTGCCTGAGTGAATTTTACCTCTTCTCGTTTTTTTGTCTCCTTTTCCCATAGTAATAATATTTGTTGTAATAACGAAGTTAGAAAATATCGGTCTAAATTCCAACCTATTAAGTTGTTAAATTTTTATAAAAGAAAGGAAGATGGAAGATGGGAACTGAAAGTTATTGCAGTCTACAGAGCTATTAAAATTCAATTTTATTCATGTCTTCCAACCTGTTTAGTTCTGATTTAATCAGATTCGAAGCTGGGAAATGAAAGTCATGGTGGCTATAAAGAATAATTATTCGTCTGGTTTATCTTCTTTAAAGTAAAATCAATAATGCATTGACTGCAACTTCCAGCCTCTTTCTTCCAGCTTCCAGCTACTAAACCTTAACGGTCTTCCATTTTCCCCTTTTAAATAAAATAAAGGCTACTATCGTAATCAAAGTCTCTGCTGCCGGAATTGAAATAAAAACACCTTTAGGTCCCAAATCCAGATGTTTTGAGAGAAAATAGGCTAAAGGAATCTGAAACATCCAGAAGCCAAACAGGTTAACCCATGTAGGTGTCCAGGTGTCGCCGGCTCCATTGAAAGCATTAATCATCACCATTCCTATTCCATAAAATATAAATCCAATACTCATAATATGCAGCGCATTTTTAGCAAAATCTTTAATCTCCGCTTCCTGCGTAAAAAAGCTTACCAGGAAGTTTCCCAGGAAAATAAACAATAAACTTACAATTAACATGAAAATTACATTATACTTCACTGTTTTCATGACAGATTGTTCTGCTCTCAGCATTTCATTAGCACCCATATTCTGCCCTACCAGAGTGGAGGCAGCATTACTCAGTCCCCAGGCCGGAAGCATGAAAAACATCATCAACCTCAGCGCTGTCTGATATCCCGCCGATGCATTTTCACCTCCGGTTGTTGCCACAAGCTCAGCAAGGAAGATCCAGCTGCATGAAGCAATGACAAATTGGAAAATTCCGGGAGTTGCAATGTTTACAATAGATTTAATGAGTGGAAAATCGGGGGTAAAATAGCTCATCTTAATCCGGATCTGCGTATCTGCAATAAGGAGATGATACAGCTGATAAAGTACCCCAATACTCCTTCCTATTGTGGTGGCCAGTGCTGCACCGGTCAATCCCATTGCAGGAACAGGGCCCAGTCCTTTTATTAAAACCGGGCAAAGAATGATATTGGCAATATTGGCAATCCATAAACTTTTCATAGCTATAGTAGCATTTCCTGCCCCTCTGAAAATTCCGTTGATTAAAAATAAAAGCATAATAATAGTACTGCTTCCCATCATGATTCTTGTGAAATTTTTTCCATAAGCGGCGGCCTCTGGCTTTGATCCCATTAAAATCAGTATTTCTTCTGCATAGATTACACCTGCCAGGCTTAAAATAAAGGTTACAATGAATGAAACCAACACTACCTGTGCCGCACTCCTCGATGCCTGTTCAGGATTTTTCTCTCCTATTCTTCTTGCAACCAAAGCAGTGGCTGCCATACTCATCCCAATAGCAATAGAATACATGATGGAAAGAACCGATTCTGTAAGCCCAACAGTCTGAATGGCAAAACCGCTCTCCTTCAAATGTCCCACAAAATAGAGATCTACTAATGCAAATACAGACTCCATAGCCATTTCGAGCATCATGGGTATTGCTAAAAGAAGTACTGCACTCCGGATATTCACTTTCGTAAAATCGGTATCTTCTCCATTAAAAGCCTTTTTCAAAAAATCAATATATTTTGTCATTTTCCAATCAATAATTTAGATGAGATCAAAAATACAAATCCAATTATTATCAAAACTTAGCAATTGGTAATAAAATTTAATTAGATTTGTATATTCTTAAAAATAGTTCTTATGAAAAAAATAATCTCTATCACTTTTCTATTTGGATTGTTCTTATTCGCCAATATGCTTTCTGCGCAGCAGCTTACACAAGCGAAAATGAAAGCAATCAATTCTGATAATGTAGCTGCATTTAAAAAGCAATTTGCTCCGGGAGATTACAGCAAATGTTTCACAATTGGCCAGGAATCTTATAGCCCACTTGGCTTCAGTTCTCTATATGGAAGCCGTAATATCATCAATTTCCTTCTGGACAATAAAGTAGATATTAATAAAAAATGTAAAGACAAAACTCCATTACAATTAGCGGAAATGGGGAAAGGAGTGGAAACGGCAAAACTGTTGATACAGCGCGGGGCTGTCAGAAACTAAATCCTTTTAAAAATAAACAAGACTTCCGAAAGGAAGTTTTTTTGTTTATAAACCCTACAAAAATCTTATCTTTGCCAACGAAAAATTCAAGGTTCAAAACTGAACCTTAAACATTGAACTTTAAACAAATAATTATGTTTCGATCACACACCAACGGAGAACTATCTCTGAAAAATCTAAATGAAGAAGTTACACTATCAGGATGGGTACAAACGATCCGTGATAAAGGATTTATGATTTGGGTAGATCTTCGGGATCGTTACGGAATTACTCAGTTGGTTTTTGACCAGGACCGTTCTTCTACACAATTGATGGAAGAAGCTAAAAAACTGGGTCGTGAATTTGTGATTCAGGCTACCGGGAAAGTTATTGAAAGAGTCAGCAAAAACCCGAATATTCCAACCGGAGAAATTGAGCTTTTAGTAGAAAAGCTAACGATTCTGAATGATTCACAACTTCCTCCTTTCACCATTGAAGATGAAACGGATGGCGGAGAAGAATTAAGGATGAAATACCGTTATCTGGATATCAGAAGAAATCCGGTAAAAGATAAATTGATTTTCCGTCACAAAATGGCTCAGAAAGTAAGAAATTATCTGTCTGATGAAGGCTTCATTGAAGTGGAAACTCCTGTCCTAATCAAATCTACTCCGGAAGGAGCAAGAGACTTTGTAGTACCAAGCAGGATGAATCCGGGCCAGTTTTATGCATTACCACAATCTCCACAAACTTTCAAACAGCTTTTGATGGTAGGAGGTATGGATAAATATTTCCAGATTGTAAAATGTTTCCGTGACGAAGACTTACGGGCAGACAGACAGCCGGAATTTACACAGATCGACTGTGAAATGGCCTTTGTAGAACAGGAAGATGTGATGAATGTTTTTGAAGGAATGACCAAAACTCTTTTAAAGGACATTACCGGAAAAGAATTCGGCGATTTCCCGAGAATGACATTTGCCGATGCCATGAAGAAATATGGAAACGATAAACCGGACATCCGTTTCGGAATGGAATTCGTTGAACTTAATGAGCTGGTAAAAGGCAAAGATTTCAAAATATTTGACGACGCTGAACTGGTTGTAGGAATTAATGTTGAAGGATGTGCAGAGTATACAAGAAAACAAATTGATGAGCTTGTAGACTGGGTAAAACGCCCACAGATCGGAGCATCAGGTATGGTCTGGGTGAAGTTCCAGAATGACGGAGTGAAAACCTCATCGGTAAATAAGTTCTATAATGAAGATGATCTGGCAAAAATTATCGAAAAATTCGGG
Coding sequences within:
- a CDS encoding ComEC/Rec2 family competence protein; this encodes MFQDQFLLGRKAVYFLIISGLGIIISLFFHSYFLHVIRNILLGILFFIMGIILHFYNTFLPEAGEIAKDRIEIIFKISRKLNSNEKSRKYEGTVKADNRLFHSLIYIPKENQTLDFKHFYKTKAYVVQPKAPLYDFQFNYARYLNRKNISYQCYTSSEISSVENTDPDGMDKVRQLRLDALKKIDAAAMSGKAKEFLKGIILADRTDMDPDTIQDFSKAGLMHLLAISGTHIVVIFGIFYFMLRRFSPLSKRRYSIIASLVFIWLFAALIGFGNSVLRSCMMLNIYFVYVILQRKPDLLHSLGLSALIILMLDTQQLFDIGFQLSFVAVLGIFWLNQPLLRYFPIQDNYFKKLIFNTISISLSAQLATLPLVLYYFHQFSMVSIVANFVIVPFSEIIIVLSFLMTVLIALNINPDFVSNMYDVVIHLVLKLIHWFAKPDILFFENISMNLIEVLLVFVIVYLSRSFIIKTNFKNTARLMMAVLAFLMIRTGFDIFENKKEEILFYTFGKTKIFSVKRGDKVCFWISDMGDQEKIQRFIINPYCYSRRLSDFQIKTFPQTVQKVVFMNKVYDIE
- a CDS encoding glycoside hydrolase family 99 protein — translated: MNHLKSYLLLFVGIFFFSNSFAQKNKSRDQLQIFYYGWYGNQTTDGSLQHWNHEIIPHWSNPKWNNLGHYKGGDDIGANFYPALGNYSSNDSKIIEEHMKMMKEAGVGVVVISWLGKDSFTDKSVMKYLDMADRFNLKIAFHIEPFYKTIKELKDQLSYLVKTYSRHHAFYKKDGKPLYYVYDSYKIPAEEWMKLLSKDGAMSVRNSDLDALYIGLWVEKNDNVFFEKSGFDGFYTYFASEGFVFGSTTSNWDYLSGFAKDHHLIFIPCVGPGYSDTRIRPWNEANFKNRDNGRYYKNMFDAAAKVNPDFIGITSFNEWHEGTQIEPAIPKKSGGFTYEDYGKDPWFYIKETKRLTDQFLKEK
- a CDS encoding protein O-mannosyl-transferase family, translating into MGKYISAVFLFFIFLGIYYAGSFTKIPFADCVGFILNAEKGGWTSVATATSHFLYINTVVLIKTLTRLNAIEASRLLVIISGAATVSIIFLTVKSITKTEWIALTSAFIFGFSFSFWRNAEIVEVYTYNSLWVSLFFFSMVKTFSENKRNYIIFSSLFLGISLWVHIQNILLIPALLVFLFYFRQQKKYFYSSLFLFAVLFSSLFILNISQGYPINSPYSSDQGNWVEDSLKKDTIQYVKDFFISFVYLFYNFNFFIFFGITGAILLYRTNRKMFYVFAAGSVCVYGFSTFYAVSDNYVFFIPFNIIFALSIGYGLSSARYSSFGRYSWTCLFIPLAYVLCFHIVLSTERGKEIHNFKAYKGGLNYYLLPWMNNNVGILEFTIDKKQAPEPIHWMTASALEYIELLKSKGYTEEEIKKL
- a CDS encoding succinate dehydrogenase cytochrome b subunit, translating into MAGLTSSTIGRKYAMALSAMFLLIFLILHLTTNLLSVLNKDAFNTASDFMGYNPFVQFLMQPILGFAVIFHFVMGFVLEIKNNKARPVKYESNNPSMNSSWMSRNMIISGAVVLAFLALHLYDFWLHEINYKYVEGISPDAERFWPELHEKFADLWRVALYVISFVLLGLHLAHGFQSSFQSVGARHPKYTPVIKAVGKWYSILIPAGFIFIAIFHFITQ
- a CDS encoding DUF937 domain-containing protein; translated protein: MSLIDLLTGNTSNQVAEQAENKFGISKNQVIALLAVATPLIISYLRNKSKDAKEAEALNNALDKDHNGSILNDASQIEARQAEGGSILDHIFGGQKSTVENQLSQNTGISIDKIGPVLAMLAPVVMGYIGQQKQQNNVGAGGLGDLLGGILGNASNQAQAQQSNPLNDILGSVLGNGGQSQSSGNPLNDILGSVLGGGGNNNQQQQGGLGSILGNIFGK
- a CDS encoding 30S ribosomal protein THX, whose protein sequence is MGKGDKKTRRGKIHSGNYGKRRPRKASKSFVASEEKSKK
- the lpxB gene encoding lipid-A-disaccharide synthase, with translation MKYYIIAGEASGDLHGSNLMKALKQKDPDADFRFWGGDLMKAQGGTLVKHYRDLAFMGFLEVVMNLRTILNNIKFCKEDLQKNRPDVLILIDYPGFNLRIARFAKELGIRVVYYISPQLWAWKEGRVEIIKKYVDEMMVILPFEEDFYKKHGVHSHFVGHPLLDAISGLQEINIETFKKENGLNEKEIIALLPGSRKQEVEKMLEIMLSVRPHFKNYQFVIAGAPSLPKEFYQKYVDDNVHFVSNRTYDLLRCSKAALVTSGTATLETALLNIPEVVCYRGSKISYAIAKRLVKNISYISLVNLIMDREVVKELIQDDLNTKNLVDELHKILSGEKRDKVLNDYDLLREKLGGKGASDHAAEVILKVI
- a CDS encoding DUF2480 family protein — encoded protein: MSEEFEIRNKVAESGLVNFDLTTLLPKGERKGIDLKDFLFQEMILKEKDFREKVDRINVEEYKDAYIYIYNSVDTIIPLWAYFVLTAKLTDVAKKIVFGSREDLEVILMHNAIQTYDFEEMRGKRVLVKGCSDKEIPENAYIELVEQLKPIVKSLMFGEACSNVPIVKN
- a CDS encoding DUF6705 family protein: METINTKTKILFFLFTISVFSCKAQQLPLNTSLKNIPMNAYVKDLNNELYQYTGAYKTNFQGKEIILHITKEENKLMDYGDQKFYRDALVIKYIVKNSSGTVLQDTKNNATSKIDFFSIGTKPDQNKITFSYSGTNCNVGWGKIILKKINDTQISWEYRPNDIILDDSKCPPGTDINIYLPETKDLIFTKQ